CTCGGTGGTCCGGTCCGGACGCTCGCGTTCGCCGAGCGCGCCGCGGCTCGCGGCATCGACGTCGTCGTCACGACGACCATCGACGCCGTCGTCGCCCGCACCGCCGCGCTCCACGTCGCGGCCGCGGCCCCGACGCAACGGGCCTGCGGCCTCGCCACCGGTTCGCTCCTCTCGGCCGACCTCGCGGCGGACCCCGCGCCCGTGGAGGACGGCGAGATGCGCGTTCCCGACGGGCCCGGCCTCGCCGGCGACGCGTTCGAGTCGCTGCGGCGGAACGGGCCGTAGTGCCCATCCTGCCGCGGAGCAGTCTCGAATCTGGCGGCGGGTATAAGCCGCTCCGCGCCCACACGCGAGTATGGCCGAACCGACGCCGGGCCAGCGTCGACTTCTCGCCGGGCTGTTCGTCTTCGCCGCGGTCGTCTTCGTCGTCGGGATCGTCGCCGTCGCGTTCCTCGCGGGCGTGATCTGACGCCGATCTCCCGTCTCGCTACTCCTCGCCGGGGCGGTGAGTCACGCCCGATCGGCTGTCGGCGCCCTTCCGACGGATGGCGGCCGCGGCGGTCGAGGCGTCGTAGCCGAAGTAGACGTGCTCGGCGTACTCCTCGGCGACTTCGGCGGCGCGCACGAGGTCGTCGAGGTCCAGGTCGACGGCGTAGAGTTCGACCGAGAAGGGCGTATCGAGCCCGCTGAGCCGGCTCTCGAAGCCTTTCGCGATCGTCTCCAGCCAGTAGGTCGTCCCGTAGTGGGTGTCGTAGAGGGGGACGACGAACTCGTCGACGTGGGGGGCGAGCGCGTCGAGGTCGAGGCCGGCGCGGCGGTAGAGGTGCCCGTCGTACGGATCGGGATAGAGCGTCAGGTAGGTGCGGCCCGGGATCCGGTCGGCGGCCGCCGTGACGAAGTCGGTGATCACGTCGGCGCGCCACGCCAGCCAGTCGTCGCGGTCGCTCTCGGCGAATCGGCGCTCGCACCGCTCGCAGTGACAGAAGCCCTCGCGGGGGAAGCCGACGTCGTCGAGGCGGACGGCGTCGTTTTCGGCGGCGCAGTCCTCGACGATCTCCAAGAGCCCGGCGCGGTACTCCTCGTGCGTCGGGCAGATGTAGGACCAGTCGAAGTACCGGCGGTCGCGCGTCGCCTCCTCGCCCGCTTCGTCGACGGGGACGAGGTCGGGATCCGAGGATGCCGCGGCGTTGTCGCCGAAACACGAGATCATGTTCACCGCCTCCGCGAGCGGTTCGGCGGCCTGGCCGGTGACCTCTTTGACCTCGTAGAAGCCGACGTCGAACTCGCTCCACCCGACCTCCTCGGCGTTCCGCGTGACCACACCGTACATATCCGCTCTTCCGGGGCAAGCGGTATCAGTCGTTCGTTCCCGCCCCCGACCGATCCCGGGGAAACGCCGTCGCGGGCGGCTACCGCTCGCCGGCGTGTGAGATCGGCGGGAACACTCGGCGTCGTCGGGCTGTCGCGACGGCGACGCCGCTTTCCGATTCGGTATCGCAGCGAAGAACGGGGGTCGGAGGGCTATTCGTCGTCGACTTCGACTTCGACGGTCTCGTCGCCGCCGGAGACGACGAAGTAGACGAGTGCGATGAGGGCCAGTACCAGGATGAACTTGGATTTTCCGGACATACGAGAGGGTAGGACATCTCGGTACAAAGTGGTTTCCCTCCGAAAGCCGGGCGCGTGGCTCCGAAAACTGACGGCGACCCGATCGTTCGTCAGGACACGTCGAGGTGGGTCGCGATCTCGTCCTCGCGGACGATCTCGCCGCAGTAGTCACACCGCAGGCCGTCCGAGAGGACGACAAAGCGCGTCTCGACGGGCTCGTCGGCGTTCGTGATGCAGTTCCGGTTCGGACACGAGAGCACGCCCGTGACGGCCTCGGGGCGCTCGATGCGCTTCTTCTCTATGACGTCGTACTCGCGGATGATGTTGATCGTCGCCTCCGGCGAGATGACAGAGAGAACGTCGACCTCCGACTGGCTCAGCTCGCGGTCTTCGACCTTCACGATGTCCTTCTTCGCGAGCTTGTCCGAGGGGACGTTCATCCCGACCGAGACGCTCTCGCCGCCGGAGCCGTCGATTCCGAGGAGCGCGAGGACGTTCAGCGCCTGCCCGGCCGCGAGGTGGTCGATCACCGTCCCGTTGCGGATCTTCGAGACGCGGAGCTCGCGGTCGCTGTCGTCGGTGTCGTTCATTGGCTCCCTCCCTCGGCGTTTTCGAGCAGCATATCCAGCAGCGCCATCCGGACGGGGACGCCGTTGTGGGCCTGCTCGAAGTACTTCGCGTGATCGGTCTCGTCGACCTCGGGCGCGATCTCGTCGACGCGCGGCAGCGGGTGCATCACCGTCAGCGAGTCCTTCGCGGCGTCGAGGTCGTCGGTGTCGATCTGGTACTCGCCGGCGACTTTTCGGTACTCGTTCTCGTCGGGGAAGCGCTCGCGCTGGATCCGCGTGACGTAGAGGACGTCCAGGTCCGAGAGCACCTCGTCGAGGTCGGTGTGTTCCCGCACCTGCGCGCCCGACTCGTGGAGGTCGTACCGGACGCTCCGGGGGAGCTGGAGGCTTTCGGGGCTGACGAAGTGCTGGCGCACGTCGAAGTTCGTCAGCGCGGCGGCCAGCGAGTGGACCGTCCGGCCGTACTTCAGGTCGCCCATGATTCCCACGGTGACGTCGTCGAGGCCGGCGTTCTCCCGCATCGTGTAGAGGTCGAGGAGGGTCTGGGTCGGGTGCTGGCCCGCGCCGTCGCCGGCGTTGACGAGCGGCACGTCGACGAACTCCGTGGCCATCTTGGCCGCGCCCTCGGAGGGGTGTCGGAGCACGAGCGCGTCGGCGTACCCCTCGATGACGCGGACGGTGTCCGCGAGCGTCTCGCCCTTCTTCACCGACGAGGACTCGACCGAGCCCATATCGATCGTCCGCCCCCCGAGTCGCTTCATCGCCGTGTCGAAACTCATCCGCGTGCGGGTGCTGGGCTCGAAGAAGCAGAGCCCGAGGACCGTGCCGTCGCGCCGTCCCTGCCAGGCGCCGACGTCGGCGTCGATCTCCGCCGCGCGGTCGAGCACCGCCTCGATGTCGGCCCGCGACAGCTGGGTCGCGGAGATGAGGTGGTCCTGACGCATCGTATACGTGCCCGCGGGGCACGGACTTGAATCGCTCGGGTCGCTCCGGGTGTGGAACGCGGGGGCACGCCTGACGGGCTCAGGGCCAGTTGCCGCCCTCGCGGTACGACTCGACGATCCGCCGGATGGCGACCACGTAGGCCGCGGTCCGGAGGTTCGGGACGTCGTGGGACTCGAAGGCGTCGACGAGTTCGTCGAAGGCGCTCGTGATGACGGATTCGAGTTCGTCGTTCACCCGCGCTTCGGTCCAGGGGAAGCGCTGGCGGTTCTGCACCCACTCGAAGTACGAGACCGTCACGCCGCCGGCGTTCGCGAGGATATCCGGCACGACGTGGACGTCGCGCTCGGTGAGGACGTCGTCGGCGTCGGGCGTCAGCGGCCCGTTCGCGGCCTCGACGATCACGTCCGCCCGGACGTCGCGGGCGAGGTCGCCGTCGATGGCGTTCTCCAGGGCGGCCGGCACCAGGAGGTCGACGTCGAGCGTGAGCAGTTCCTCGTTCGTCTTCGCCTCGGCGTCCCCGTAGTCGGAGACCGAGCCGGTCTCGGCCTTGTGGGACTTCACCGCGCGGGGGTCGAGCCCGTCCGGGTCGTAGATCGCGCCCGAGGAGTCCGAGACCGCGACGACGGACGCGCCGAGGTCGTCGATGAGTGTCGCGGCGACCGACCCGGCGTTCCCGAAGCCCTGGACGGCGACGGTGGCGCCCTCGATGTCGGTGCCGAGGTAGTCGAACACCTCGCGCGCGGCGAGCATCACGGAGCGCCCGGTCGCCTCGATGCGGCCCGCGCTCCCGCCGGAGGACTTGGCCTTGCCGGTGATCACGCCCGGCGCCGTGGTCCGTTCGAGCGTCTCGTAGGTGTCCTTGAACCAGTTCATCTCGCGCTGGCCGGTGTTGACGTCCGGCGCGGGGATGTCGCGCTCGGGACCGACGAACGGGCGGAGTTCGGTCGCATACGAGCGCGTGAGCCGTTCGAGCTCGTTGGTCGAGTACTCCCTGGGGTCGACGACGATACCGCCCTTCCCGCCGCCGTAGGGGATGTCGACCACGGCGCACTTGTAGGCCATCCACCCCGAGAGCGCCTTGACCTCGTCGCGGGTGACGTTCGGGTGGTAGCGAATGCCGCCCTTGTACGGGCCGCGGTCCCCGTTGAACTGCGAGCGGAAGGCCCTGAACTGCTCTAAGGTGCCGTCGTCCAACTCGACGGAGAGAGTCAACTCCAGGACGCGCTCGGGGTGCTTCAGCCGGCCGATGACGTCCTCGTCGACGTCGAGATACGCCGCCGCGTCGTCGACCTGCTCCTGGAGGCTCTCGAACGGGTTGGCTTCGCTCATACTAAACCGCAGAACCGCGGCGTGGTTATAGTTGCTGGAGGGCTCACCGATTCGGCGTGTTTCGCGCGCGATCAGCGGTGGCCGATAATTAAGTCAGAAAAAATTCAAATAGCTATATAGTTTTAAAATAAACAATATATCCGCTACAAAATCGGTTTAAATTCGTATAGAGCCAATTTTTGAGAAATACAGAAAATAAAACACAAATATGTTTTAATAACACGCGATATTCGGCCAATAGTTTTCATACCGAAAATGTATGTACCTCCCCGTTCTTCGGGTACGTATGACGAAGAAGGCGAACCATCCCGTCAGGACGACCGAGAAGACCCTCGAACTGATCGAGGTCCTCGACACCGACGACGGGTTCCGCCTGAGCGAACTCGAAGAGCGGCTCGATATGAGCAAAAGCGGGATCCACAACCACCTCAGCACGCTTCGGGAGCACGGCTACGTCGAAAAGCACGGCGACGAGTACGCGCTCAGCCTCAAATTCCTCTCGCTCGGCGGCCACGTCCGCAGCCGCTCGCCGCTGTACCGACACGGCCGGGCGAAGATCGACCAGCTCGCCGACGACACCGGAATGCTGGCGAACCTCGCGACCGAGGAGAACGGCCGGGCGGTCTACCTCTATCAGTCCCGCGGTCGCTACGCCGTCAACCTCGACACCCACGTCGGCTTCCGCCTCCGCCTCCACAACGTCGGGATCGGGAAGGCCATCCTCGCGTCGCTCCCGCGCGAGCGCGTCGAGGAGATCATCGACCAGTGGGGCCTCCCGGAGGCCACGGAGAACACGATCACCGACCGCGAGGAGCTGTTCGCCGAGCTCGACGAGATCCGGGAGCGCGGCTACGCGACCGACGACGAGGAGCGCACCGAGGGCCTCACCTGCATCGGCGCGCCGGTGAAGCTCGGCGGGGAGGTGCTGGGCGCGATCAGCATCTCCGCGCCGACGAAGCGTCTGGGGAACGCCGGCTTCGACGACGACATCACCGCCGAGGTCGAGAGCACCGCCCACGAGCTCGCGCTCGACATCAAGTACGCCCGACAGTAGCGGCCGATCGTCGGGACTGGTTCGCCCGCCGTCAGTGAGAACAATTATCACCTCGGTCCGGCGTAGTACCCACGTATGCCGGAAATCGTCGACGGGTACACCCACATCCTGACGGAGCACTTCTTCGAGGAGCTGACCGACCGATTCGGCTTCCAGGGGCTCTCGGGCCGCCCCGAGTTCCTCTGGGACGTCGAGCAGCGGAAGCAAGATATGGACGACTACGGCGTCGACAAGCAGGTCATCACGCTCGCTCTTCCCACATTGTTCCAGGGGATGGACCACGACCTCGCCTTGGAGATCACGAAGCTCGCCAACGACGAGGTCCGCCGGCTCGCCGACGAGCACCCCGACGACTTCATCCCGGTCGCGACGCTGCCGAAGGTGAGCGAGGAATTCATGGCCGAGTTCGAGCGCTGCGTCGACGACCTCGATATGCAGGGGGTCCAGATCTTCTCGAACATCGACGGCAAGCCGCTCGACCACGAGACGTTCTGGCCGCTCTTCGAGGAGGCTGAGGCCACCGACACGCCGCTGTGGATCCACCCCCAGCTGTGGGAGTGGTACGACTGGGCCTCCGAGTATATGGAGCACCGCCTCTTCGGGTGGCCGTTCGACACGACCCTGGCGCTCTCCAGACTGGTGTTCGGCGGCGTGATGGAAGAGTATCCCGACCTGGAGATCGTCTCCCACCACGGCGGCGGGATGGTCCCCTTCTACGGCAGCCGCATCGAGATGTTCTACCAGCAGCGGCAGGCCTACCCCGAGAACTACCCCGAGTTCCACGAGAACAGCGCGCCGCTCTCCCGGCCCGCCGAGGAGTACTTCAAGAAGTTCAACGCCGACGCGGCCGTCTCGGGTTCGACGCCCGCCCTGGAGTGCGCGGCGTCGTTCTTCAACGACGGCAACGTCGTCTTCGGGACCGACTACCCCTTCAGCCCCGAGCGCGGCCGGCGGACGATCGACGTCACCATCGACGCGGTCGACGAGATGGACGTCGACGACGGCATGCGAGAGGACATCTTCGCCGGGAATCTCTACGACCTGATCGACTGACTCCAGTTAGTTTTCAAATATAGAACGGATCCGAGAAATTTTCCTCAATTAGAACAGGCGTACGGCTGTTACGAACCCGATCCCAGCCCGCTTTTCGCCCGAAGGGTCGGGAGGATATCGGCCCCTGCGAGCGCGGATTTTCTATGTGGAAACGCTCTCCTCCGAAAGCGCGCCGCGATTACTCCGCGCGGACTTCCATCGTGCCGAGGTTGGTGAACTCGATGCTGTAGAGGTCGCCGGGCTCCATATCGATCGCGGCCGTGATCCCGCCGCTCATCACGAGCTCGCCCTCGCGGAGGTGGTCGTCGACGTCGTCGAGGCGGTCGGCCAGCCACGCGACCGGACGGGCGGGGTTGCCCATAATGTCCGCGCCGAGGCCCGTCGCTTCGACCTCGCCGTTGACCGAGACCGCGACGCCCTCCATTTTCAGGTCGAGATCGGTGACGTCGCGGTGCTGTTCGCCGACGATGACCTTGCCCGCGGAGGTGAGGTCTGCGATCACGTCCTGCGCGGAGGGGATCGACCAGCCCTGGAAGCGGCTCTCCAGGATCTCCACGACGGGGACGACAGCGCGCGTCGCGGCCAGGATGTCCATCGTCGAGACCGGCGGTTCGAGGTCCTCGTCGAGGACGAAGCCGATCTCGGCCTCGATCCGCGGCGAGATCATCTCGTCGACGACGACGGGCTCGTTCTCCAGTACGGTCTCGTGGGCGACGTAGCCGAAGATCGGCTCCGGGATGCCGAGCTGTTCCTGCTTGGCCTCGCTGACGAGGCCGAGCTTGTGACCGACGACCTCCTCGCGGCCGCCCGCGCTGAGTCGGTCGAACACCTCGAACTGGATCTGATACGCCTCCTCGGTGGTGATCTCGGTGTCGTCGCTCAGCGGCGGGATGGGCTCCTTCTCGTCGTAGGCGTCGTAGAGCCGCGTCGCGAGGCTGTCGATTTCGTCCTGACTGAGTGGCATACACTCGCTACGTTCGGTGGTGTACTCATTATACTTTCGACAACGGGTGCGCGCGAGCTTCCGCCGGGTCGAAATCCCCTCACGAGGCGATGGGGTAATGAAACCACTCCCGATTACGTTCGTCCTGATTATTATAATACGTCCCGGATTCCGACAGCGACACCATTTTACTCCCGGGAGCCGTTGATCCGGACGTATGTCAGAAGCCGAGCTGTCCCAGGACATCTCCATCGACGCGTTCTGGAACGCCCTCTACATCGACGGCGAGTGGGAGTCGCCCGGAGACAGAGACCGACTGGACGTGACGAACCCCGCGACCGGCAAGAAAGTCACCGAAGTGCCCGCGGCGACCGCCGAGGACGTCGACCGCGCCTACGAGGCCGCGGTCTCGGCCCAGGAGGAGTGGGAGCAGGTAACCCCCGACGAGCGCGCGGCGGTCGTCCGGCGCGTCGCCGACCTCATCGACGAGTACGAGGCGGAGATCCGAGAGATCCTGGCGGTCGAAAGCGGCGCCGCCAAGCCCCGACAGGACATCGAACACGGCGGGACGGTCACCTTCGTCCACGACGCGGCGTCCTTCGCGTTCCGCGCCTCCGGCGGCCACAACCAATCGAAGATCCCCGGCAAGGAGAACATCATCCAGAAGGAGCCTGTCGGCGTCGTCGGCGTGATCTCGCCGTGGAACGTCCCGCTGAAGCTCTCGATCCGCGCGGTCGCGCCCGCGATCGCGCTCGGCAACAGCGTCGTGCTCAAGCCCGCCCGCGAGACGTCGATCTCCGGCGGCCTGCTCCTGGCGCGGCTCTTCGAAGAGGCCGGCCTCCCCGACGGCGTCCTCAACGTCGTCACCGGCAAGGGCTCGGAGGCCGGCGACCGGGTCGCCGCCCACCCCGACAGCGACGTCATCGCCTTCACGGGCTCGACGCCTGTCGGCCAGCTCGTCGGCCGGAACGCCGTCGACCACTTCGCGTTTCCCGCGCTCGAACTCGGCGGCAACAACCCCCACGTCGTGCTGGAGGACGCCGACCTCGACCAGGCGGTCGCCGCCGGGACCTTCGGCTCCTTCTGGAACCAGGGGCAGGTCTGCATCTCGATCAATCGCCACCTCGTCCACGAGTCGATCTACGACGAGTACGTCGAGCGCCTCGCCGAGCGCGCCGCGGAGTTGGAGATCGGCGACCCGACCGACGACGACGTCGTCATCGGGCCGATCATCAACGAGGCCCAGCGCGACGAGATGATCGAGTACGTCGAGGAGACCCTCGACCAGGGCGCGACCCTCGAAGCCGGCGGCGACTACGAGGACCTCTTCGTCGAGCCGACGGTCCTCTCGGACGCGACGAACGATATGGCCGCCGCCTGCAACGAGCACTTCGGCCCGATCGCGCCCGTCATCCCCTTCTCCGATGATGAGGAGGCGGTCGAGCTCGCCAACGCCACTGAGTACGGCCTCGCGGCCTCCGTCCACTCCGAGGACCGCGGCCGCGCCCGCGACGTCGCCGACCAGATCGACGCCGGGATGGTCCACGTCAACGACCAGACGGTCAACGTCGAGCCGCACGTCCCCTTCGGCGGGATGAAGGACTCGGGGATGGGCCGCTACAACGGCGAGTGGATCATCGACGAGTTCACCGAAGTCAAGTGGACCTCGGTCCAGCGCGAGCCCCGCGAGTACCTGTTCTGAGCGGCGCCATCGGCCGCCGTCCCCGTTCTCCGTTCCTGTTCCCGTCCCCGTCTCCCTTTCCCCGTTCGGGCCCGCCGCCCCACGACTCGCCCGGAGTAAATCGTCGTCTCCCGTACTCGTCTATTCGGCGTCACAGCCGCTGAGATCCTCAGGAATCCCACTCCCGTCCGACCGGGACGCCGTCCCGTAGGCGAAGTTATTTGTACGTCACTTTCGTACCGACCTGTATGTCGTTAGATGCAGCGATCGTCGGTCCGGGTAACATCGGCACCGACCTGATGTACAAGATCCTCGATCGGGGGGAGAACATCGACCTCCAGCGGATGGTCGGGATCTTCCCGGTCGAGGAGAGCGAGGGGTTGCAGGCCGCCGTCGACGAGGGCGTCGACGTCGGGACCGAGGGCATCGACAGCATCAAAGAGCACGCCGACGAGATCGACCTCGTCTTCGAGGCCACGAGCGCGAGCATCCACGAGCAGCACGCGCCGGTCTACGACGAACTCGATCTCTTCGCGGTCGACCTCACGCCGGCGGCCGTCGGTCCCTACACCGTCCCGGTCGTCAACGTCGACGAGGTCGTCGCCGGCGGCCACGAGAACGTGAATATGGTCACCTGCGGCGGCCAGGCAACGATCCCGATCGTCCACGCGGTCGACCGCGTCGCGAGCGTCGAGTACGCGGAGATGACCTCCCACATCGCCTCGAAGAGCGCCGGCCCGGGGACCCGAAAGAACATCGACAAATTCACCCAGACGACCTCGGCCGGGCTGGAGGAGGTTGGCGGCGCCGACGAGGGCAAGGCGATCATCACGCTCAATCCGGCTGAGCCGCCGATTATGATGCGGAACACCGTCTACACGATGGTGGACGGCAGCACCGACGTCGACGAGGTACACGACTCGGTCGACGACGTCGCCGAGGAGGTCCGCTCGGACGTCCCCGGCTACGAGATCACACTCGAACCGACAGTCAAAGACCAAGACGACGTCGCCTTCGACCTCGGCGACTCGGTCATCCTCACCACGATGATCGAAGTCGAGGGCGAGGGCCAGCACCTCCCGCCCTACGCGGGCAACCTCGACATTATGACCAGCGCAGCACTCGGCACGGCGGAGCGCGTCGCAGCAAAATCGGTCGAAGCGGACGTCGCCGGAGGTGTCGGCGATGACTGACGCCGACGTCCGGCTGGTCGACATGACCCTCCGCGACGGGATGCACGCCGTCGACCACCAGTTCACGCCCGAGGAGATGGCCGACGTCGCCGCGGCCCTGGAGGCCGCCGAGATGGACGTCGTGGAGGTCTCCCACGGCGACGGAATGGGCGGCTCCTCGATCAACTACGGCTTCTCTGCGGCCACTACCGAGGAGTACCTCGACGCCGTCGCGCCCGAACTCGACGACACGCGACTGTCGGTGCTGATGCTGCCCGGAATCGGCACGGTCGAAGAGATCGACATGGCGATCGACCGCGGCGCCGATATGTGCCGGATCGCGACCCACGTCACCGAGGCCGACATCTCCGAGGACCACTTCACCAAGGTCAAAGACCGCGGGCTGGAGGCGAACGGCCTGCTGATGCTCTCGCATATGGCCGAGCCAGAGCGCGTCCTCGAAGAGGCCCAGCTGATGGAGGAGTACGGCGCCGACGCCGTCTACGTGATGGACTCCGCGGGCGCGCTCCTGCCGCAGGACGTCCGCGACCGCGTCGGCCTCCTCACCGAGGAACTCGACATCGAGGTCGGCTTCCACGCCCACAACAACCTCGGCCTCGGGATCGGCAACACCCTGGCGGCGCTCGACGAGGGCGCGACGACGGTCGACGGCTGTCTCCGCGGCCTCGGCGCTGGCTCCGGCAACGCCCAGATCGAGGTGCTCGTCGGCGTGTTGGAGAAGGCCGGCTACGACATCAACCCCGACTTCTTCGGCGTGATGGACGCCGCCGAGGACGTCCTCGTGCCGATGATCAACGACGACGAGATGCCCGAACTCGACAACGACTCGCTCATCCTCGGGTACGCGGGCGTGTACTCCTCGTTCCTGCGGCACACGCGCCGCGCGGCCGAGAAGTACGACCTCGACCCCCGCGAGATCCTGATCGAACTCGGCGATATGGAGGTCGTCGGCGGGCAGGAAGACCTCATCACCGACGTCGCCTCGCGGCTGGCAGACGAAAGCGGCGCCGCCGCGGAAGCGGCCGGCGACGACTGATTCGGAGGAAACGGTTCGGTTTTTCTGCTCTCGATCGGCTACAGGTCGTCCCGCGGCTCGACCAGTTCGATCACGTGACCGTCGGGGTCGGTGATGAAGGCGACGCGAGCGCTCGCGCCCGTGGAGTCGAGCGGGCCGCGGAGCAGTTCCGTGTCGGTCTCCTCCTGGAGGCGCTCGACCTCGGCGTCGGTGTCGGAGACCTCGATCGCGAGGTGGTCGAACCGCGCGGTCTGCGGCTCGCCGAGGTCGTGGCCCTCCTTGTGCTTGAACTGGATCTCCGTGTCGCTCTCGCCGCGGACGTAGACGTTCGTGGCGTCGTCGCCGCCGACGAACTCGTTCGTCTTCTCCAGTCCCAGAGCCCCGACGTAGAAGTCGAGCGTCTCCTCGAT
This is a stretch of genomic DNA from Halobellus sp. MBLA0158. It encodes these proteins:
- a CDS encoding IclR family transcriptional regulator — its product is MTKKANHPVRTTEKTLELIEVLDTDDGFRLSELEERLDMSKSGIHNHLSTLREHGYVEKHGDEYALSLKFLSLGGHVRSRSPLYRHGRAKIDQLADDTGMLANLATEENGRAVYLYQSRGRYAVNLDTHVGFRLRLHNVGIGKAILASLPRERVEEIIDQWGLPEATENTITDREELFAELDEIRERGYATDDEERTEGLTCIGAPVKLGGEVLGAISISAPTKRLGNAGFDDDITAEVESTAHELALDIKYARQ
- a CDS encoding acetaldehyde dehydrogenase (acetylating), giving the protein MSLDAAIVGPGNIGTDLMYKILDRGENIDLQRMVGIFPVEESEGLQAAVDEGVDVGTEGIDSIKEHADEIDLVFEATSASIHEQHAPVYDELDLFAVDLTPAAVGPYTVPVVNVDEVVAGGHENVNMVTCGGQATIPIVHAVDRVASVEYAEMTSHIASKSAGPGTRKNIDKFTQTTSAGLEEVGGADEGKAIITLNPAEPPIMMRNTVYTMVDGSTDVDEVHDSVDDVAEEVRSDVPGYEITLEPTVKDQDDVAFDLGDSVILTTMIEVEGEGQHLPPYAGNLDIMTSAALGTAERVAAKSVEADVAGGVGDD
- a CDS encoding VOC family protein, producing the protein MDVIHSAIWVSDIEETLDFYVGALGLEKTNEFVGGDDATNVYVRGESDTEIQFKHKEGHDLGEPQTARFDHLAIEVSDTDAEVERLQEETDTELLRGPLDSTGASARVAFITDPDGHVIELVEPRDDL
- a CDS encoding Glu/Leu/Phe/Val family dehydrogenase codes for the protein MSEANPFESLQEQVDDAAAYLDVDEDVIGRLKHPERVLELTLSVELDDGTLEQFRAFRSQFNGDRGPYKGGIRYHPNVTRDEVKALSGWMAYKCAVVDIPYGGGKGGIVVDPREYSTNELERLTRSYATELRPFVGPERDIPAPDVNTGQREMNWFKDTYETLERTTAPGVITGKAKSSGGSAGRIEATGRSVMLAAREVFDYLGTDIEGATVAVQGFGNAGSVAATLIDDLGASVVAVSDSSGAIYDPDGLDPRAVKSHKAETGSVSDYGDAEAKTNEELLTLDVDLLVPAALENAIDGDLARDVRADVIVEAANGPLTPDADDVLTERDVHVVPDILANAGGVTVSYFEWVQNRQRFPWTEARVNDELESVITSAFDELVDAFESHDVPNLRTAAYVVAIRRIVESYREGGNWP
- a CDS encoding amidohydrolase family protein: MPEIVDGYTHILTEHFFEELTDRFGFQGLSGRPEFLWDVEQRKQDMDDYGVDKQVITLALPTLFQGMDHDLALEITKLANDEVRRLADEHPDDFIPVATLPKVSEEFMAEFERCVDDLDMQGVQIFSNIDGKPLDHETFWPLFEEAEATDTPLWIHPQLWEWYDWASEYMEHRLFGWPFDTTLALSRLVFGGVMEEYPDLEIVSHHGGGMVPFYGSRIEMFYQQRQAYPENYPEFHENSAPLSRPAEEYFKKFNADAAVSGSTPALECAASFFNDGNVVFGTDYPFSPERGRRTIDVTIDAVDEMDVDDGMREDIFAGNLYDLID
- a CDS encoding aldehyde dehydrogenase family protein is translated as MSEAELSQDISIDAFWNALYIDGEWESPGDRDRLDVTNPATGKKVTEVPAATAEDVDRAYEAAVSAQEEWEQVTPDERAAVVRRVADLIDEYEAEIREILAVESGAAKPRQDIEHGGTVTFVHDAASFAFRASGGHNQSKIPGKENIIQKEPVGVVGVISPWNVPLKLSIRAVAPAIALGNSVVLKPARETSISGGLLLARLFEEAGLPDGVLNVVTGKGSEAGDRVAAHPDSDVIAFTGSTPVGQLVGRNAVDHFAFPALELGGNNPHVVLEDADLDQAVAAGTFGSFWNQGQVCISINRHLVHESIYDEYVERLAERAAELEIGDPTDDDVVIGPIINEAQRDEMIEYVEETLDQGATLEAGGDYEDLFVEPTVLSDATNDMAAACNEHFGPIAPVIPFSDDEEAVELANATEYGLAASVHSEDRGRARDVADQIDAGMVHVNDQTVNVEPHVPFGGMKDSGMGRYNGEWIIDEFTEVKWTSVQREPREYLF
- the dmpG gene encoding 4-hydroxy-2-oxovalerate aldolase — translated: MTDADVRLVDMTLRDGMHAVDHQFTPEEMADVAAALEAAEMDVVEVSHGDGMGGSSINYGFSAATTEEYLDAVAPELDDTRLSVLMLPGIGTVEEIDMAIDRGADMCRIATHVTEADISEDHFTKVKDRGLEANGLLMLSHMAEPERVLEEAQLMEEYGADAVYVMDSAGALLPQDVRDRVGLLTEELDIEVGFHAHNNLGLGIGNTLAALDEGATTVDGCLRGLGAGSGNAQIEVLVGVLEKAGYDINPDFFGVMDAAEDVLVPMINDDEMPELDNDSLILGYAGVYSSFLRHTRRAAEKYDLDPREILIELGDMEVVGGQEDLITDVASRLADESGAAAEAAGDD
- the pyrB gene encoding aspartate carbamoyltransferase; translation: MRQDHLISATQLSRADIEAVLDRAAEIDADVGAWQGRRDGTVLGLCFFEPSTRTRMSFDTAMKRLGGRTIDMGSVESSSVKKGETLADTVRVIEGYADALVLRHPSEGAAKMATEFVDVPLVNAGDGAGQHPTQTLLDLYTMRENAGLDDVTVGIMGDLKYGRTVHSLAAALTNFDVRQHFVSPESLQLPRSVRYDLHESGAQVREHTDLDEVLSDLDVLYVTRIQRERFPDENEYRKVAGEYQIDTDDLDAAKDSLTVMHPLPRVDEIAPEVDETDHAKYFEQAHNGVPVRMALLDMLLENAEGGSQ
- a CDS encoding 2-keto-4-pentenoate hydratase, translated to MPLSQDEIDSLATRLYDAYDEKEPIPPLSDDTEITTEEAYQIQFEVFDRLSAGGREEVVGHKLGLVSEAKQEQLGIPEPIFGYVAHETVLENEPVVVDEMISPRIEAEIGFVLDEDLEPPVSTMDILAATRAVVPVVEILESRFQGWSIPSAQDVIADLTSAGKVIVGEQHRDVTDLDLKMEGVAVSVNGEVEATGLGADIMGNPARPVAWLADRLDDVDDHLREGELVMSGGITAAIDMEPGDLYSIEFTNLGTMEVRAE
- the pyrI gene encoding aspartate carbamoyltransferase regulatory subunit, translated to MNDTDDSDRELRVSKIRNGTVIDHLAAGQALNVLALLGIDGSGGESVSVGMNVPSDKLAKKDIVKVEDRELSQSEVDVLSVISPEATINIIREYDVIEKKRIERPEAVTGVLSCPNRNCITNADEPVETRFVVLSDGLRCDYCGEIVREDEIATHLDVS